Proteins encoded by one window of Emticicia oligotrophica DSM 17448:
- a CDS encoding SDR family oxidoreductase yields the protein MLKDKVVIITGGSSGIGKALAFELGKEKCKLIITGRNNDKLEQTSHELSMNGIENHYIVADSSLEYDNKRIVAEAIYHYGKIDIVINNAGITMRSMFEDADIDATIRKVMDINFFGTVYLTQAALPYIKKAKGTIVGISSIAGFRGLPVRSGYSASKFAVNGFLEALRTELLYSGVNVLTACPGFTSSNIRFAAIDGHGEVSQETVRDEEKMMSAEECAIHIVKAIKKRKRSIVLTKEGKLTVWLNKLFPSLVDRLVYTNLSKEKNSPLKQASQIA from the coding sequence ATGCTAAAAGATAAAGTTGTAATCATCACAGGTGGTTCGTCAGGTATTGGAAAAGCTTTGGCGTTTGAGCTTGGAAAAGAAAAATGTAAATTAATTATTACGGGTCGTAATAATGACAAACTAGAGCAAACCAGCCACGAACTTTCAATGAATGGAATCGAAAACCACTACATCGTGGCCGATTCGAGCTTAGAGTACGACAATAAACGCATAGTTGCTGAAGCCATCTACCACTATGGCAAAATTGATATTGTAATTAATAACGCTGGTATAACCATGCGTTCGATGTTTGAAGACGCTGACATTGACGCTACTATCAGGAAAGTAATGGATATCAATTTCTTTGGTACTGTCTATTTAACACAAGCGGCCTTGCCTTACATTAAGAAAGCCAAGGGAACAATCGTGGGCATTTCCTCGATTGCAGGTTTTAGAGGTTTACCAGTACGCTCGGGTTATTCTGCCTCAAAATTTGCAGTAAACGGTTTTCTCGAGGCCTTAAGAACAGAATTGTTATATTCTGGTGTAAACGTTCTTACTGCTTGCCCTGGATTCACTTCTTCAAACATACGATTTGCAGCAATTGATGGCCATGGTGAAGTAAGTCAAGAAACAGTTAGAGATGAGGAAAAAATGATGTCAGCTGAAGAATGTGCCATACACATTGTTAAAGCAATCAAGAAAAGAAAGCGTTCGATTGTTTTAACCAAAGAAGGAAAACTAACCGTGTGGTTAAATAAGTTGTTCCCGAGTTTGGTAGATAGGTTAGTTTATACTAACCTTTCTAAAGAAAAAAATTCACCTTTGAAGCAAGCTAGTCAAATTGCATAG
- a CDS encoding SH3 domain-containing protein, giving the protein MQTYFLKFLKIFLTFFLTLGQLIDSQAQTNLNKKADSLFVQKKFDESKALYEQILKNSSNPNPKIYLKLANISESKGEFVNELYYLNLYFFKQPNEKTFEKMYLVASENGFKGYEKNDLNYFLFYYRQYSNYLWLGFLILGIYIFVVLILKKRNKQFSPARHKVIFVVYLLFLGGLINLPNNYKSAIIKNEKVYLRDYPSAASQIVGSISEGNRLNVIKSDDIWYQVLWEGNFCYLKASDIYVVK; this is encoded by the coding sequence ATGCAAACATACTTTCTGAAATTTCTGAAAATATTTTTAACTTTTTTTTTAACGTTGGGGCAACTTATTGATAGTCAGGCTCAAACAAACTTAAATAAAAAAGCAGATTCTTTATTTGTTCAAAAAAAATTTGATGAGTCAAAAGCACTTTATGAGCAAATCTTAAAAAACAGCTCAAACCCCAATCCTAAAATTTATCTTAAACTTGCCAATATTTCAGAAAGTAAAGGAGAATTTGTGAACGAACTTTATTATTTGAATTTATATTTTTTTAAGCAGCCAAACGAAAAAACGTTTGAGAAGATGTATTTGGTAGCCTCTGAAAATGGTTTCAAAGGGTACGAAAAAAACGATTTGAATTATTTTCTTTTCTATTATCGTCAATATTCAAATTACCTTTGGCTTGGATTTTTAATTTTAGGGATATATATATTTGTAGTTCTAATCTTAAAGAAAAGAAATAAGCAGTTTTCACCCGCACGACACAAAGTTATTTTTGTAGTATATTTATTATTTCTGGGAGGACTCATTAATCTACCGAATAATTATAAATCGGCGATAATTAAAAACGAGAAAGTTTACTTGAGAGATTATCCTTCAGCTGCTTCTCAAATTGTGGGAAGTATTAGTGAGGGTAATAGACTGAATGTCATTAAGTCAGATGATATTTGGTACCAAGTATTATGGGAAGGTAATTTTTGCTATTTAAAAGCAAGTGATATATATGTTGTAAAATAA
- the rpsO gene encoding 30S ribosomal protein S15: MYLTTEKKEEIFAAKGFQKKATDTGSPESQIALFTYRIAHLTEHLKSHKHDYSTRAGLLKLVGKRRRLLDYLYKNDISRYRAIIAELGIRK; encoded by the coding sequence ATGTATTTAACTACGGAGAAAAAAGAAGAAATCTTTGCAGCAAAAGGTTTCCAAAAGAAAGCAACTGATACAGGTTCTCCTGAATCTCAGATTGCATTATTTACTTATCGTATTGCACACCTTACTGAGCATTTAAAATCTCACAAGCATGATTACTCTACGAGAGCAGGCTTGTTGAAATTAGTAGGTAAGCGTCGTCGTTTACTTGATTATTTGTACAAGAATGATATTTCTCGTTACAGAGCAATCATCGCCGAATTAGGAATTCGTAAGTAA
- the pnp gene encoding polyribonucleotide nucleotidyltransferase, whose protein sequence is MFNIHTKTIVMPDGKVITIETGKLARQADGSVVVKSGNTMLLATVVAAQEHKEGTDFLPLSVDYQEKFGSAGKIPGSFQRREGKLSDNEVLISRLIDRALRPIFPEDYHAEVQVIVTLISADAEIQPDALAALAASAALAVSDIPFNGPISEVRVIKSNGQYLVNPTTSEMKHASLDLIVAGTRDNIIMVEGEADQCTEEEMIEAIKVAHEAIIVQVDALKAFETELGKTEKRVYCHEVHDEELRERMNKELYDKVYAVCLEGNNKKEVRKEKFGAILDEFIASLSEEELAEKKSLIKTYYGDIQYYASRNMVLDERTRLDGRKLDEIRPIVCEVDYLPSAHGSALFTRGETQSLTTATLGTKLDEMIVDQVMVSGYSKFFLHYNFPGFSTGEIKPNRGAGRREIGHGNLAMRSLKQILPPEADNPYTIRVVSDILESNGSSSMATVCAGCLALMDAGVQIKAPISGIAMGLITDNSAGKWAVLSDILGDEDHLGDMDFKVTGTETGITACQMDIKIGGLSFEILEQALLQAKAGRIHILGKMKEAIETPRPDLKPHAPRAFTIVIDKEFIGAVIGPGGKIVQEIQRESGATITIEEKEGKGYVSIFATNGDSMAHAKKRVYAIVATPEVGEVYDAKVKSIQPFGAFVEFMPGKEGLLHISEISWERLPSMDGVLEIGEELQVKLLEVDPKTGKFRLSRKALLPRPEKKQA, encoded by the coding sequence ATGTTTAACATTCACACTAAGACCATCGTAATGCCCGATGGCAAAGTGATTACCATTGAAACTGGGAAATTGGCTCGTCAGGCTGATGGTTCGGTAGTAGTTAAAAGTGGTAATACAATGCTTTTGGCTACTGTAGTTGCGGCACAAGAACACAAAGAAGGAACCGACTTCTTACCTCTTTCGGTTGATTATCAAGAAAAATTTGGTTCTGCAGGTAAAATTCCGGGAAGTTTCCAACGTCGTGAGGGAAAACTTTCAGATAATGAAGTGCTTATCAGTCGTTTGATTGACCGTGCTTTACGTCCAATTTTTCCCGAGGACTATCATGCAGAAGTTCAAGTTATTGTTACATTAATTTCTGCGGATGCGGAAATTCAACCTGATGCCCTCGCTGCTTTAGCTGCTTCTGCTGCATTGGCTGTTTCTGATATTCCATTTAATGGACCAATCTCTGAAGTTCGTGTGATAAAATCAAATGGTCAGTATTTAGTCAACCCAACTACAAGCGAAATGAAGCACGCTTCATTAGATTTAATTGTAGCTGGAACACGTGATAATATCATTATGGTTGAGGGAGAGGCAGACCAATGTACTGAAGAAGAAATGATTGAAGCAATTAAGGTTGCTCATGAAGCTATTATCGTTCAGGTAGATGCATTGAAAGCCTTTGAAACTGAATTAGGCAAAACTGAAAAACGTGTTTATTGTCATGAAGTTCATGATGAAGAACTACGTGAACGGATGAATAAAGAGCTTTACGATAAAGTTTATGCTGTTTGTTTGGAAGGAAATAACAAGAAAGAAGTTAGAAAAGAGAAATTTGGAGCTATACTTGATGAGTTTATTGCTAGCTTATCAGAGGAAGAGTTAGCTGAGAAAAAATCTCTTATCAAAACATATTATGGTGATATTCAGTACTATGCATCAAGAAACATGGTACTTGATGAACGTACACGTTTAGACGGTCGTAAGTTAGATGAAATTCGTCCAATTGTTTGTGAAGTAGATTATCTACCATCTGCTCATGGTTCGGCACTATTTACTCGTGGCGAAACACAATCATTAACAACAGCAACTTTGGGTACAAAGCTTGATGAAATGATTGTTGACCAAGTAATGGTTTCTGGATATAGCAAGTTTTTCTTGCATTATAATTTCCCAGGATTCTCTACGGGCGAAATCAAACCAAACCGTGGTGCAGGTCGTCGTGAAATTGGTCATGGTAACTTGGCGATGCGTTCTTTGAAACAAATATTGCCACCAGAAGCTGATAATCCTTATACAATTCGTGTAGTATCTGATATTCTTGAATCGAATGGTTCATCTTCAATGGCTACAGTTTGTGCTGGATGTTTGGCTTTGATGGATGCTGGTGTACAAATTAAAGCACCAATCTCTGGCATTGCAATGGGTTTAATTACTGATAACTCAGCAGGGAAATGGGCTGTACTTTCTGATATCCTTGGTGATGAAGACCACCTTGGTGATATGGACTTCAAAGTAACGGGTACTGAAACTGGTATCACTGCTTGTCAGATGGACATTAAAATCGGAGGGTTATCTTTTGAAATTCTTGAGCAAGCATTACTTCAGGCAAAAGCAGGCAGAATTCATATCTTAGGAAAAATGAAGGAAGCAATTGAAACTCCTCGTCCAGATTTGAAACCACACGCTCCACGTGCATTCACCATTGTTATAGATAAAGAATTCATTGGTGCAGTAATCGGACCTGGTGGTAAAATTGTACAGGAAATCCAAAGAGAATCAGGAGCTACTATTACAATTGAAGAAAAAGAAGGTAAAGGATATGTTTCTATTTTTGCAACCAATGGCGATAGTATGGCACATGCTAAAAAGCGTGTGTATGCAATTGTAGCTACTCCAGAGGTAGGTGAAGTATATGATGCAAAAGTAAAATCGATTCAACCATTCGGTGCTTTTGTTGAATTTATGCCTGGTAAAGAAGGTTTACTTCATATTTCTGAAATTTCATGGGAACGCCTTCCAAGTATGGATGGTGTACTTGAAATCGGTGAAGAGCTTCAGGTTAAATTACTCGAAGTTGACCCAAAAACTGGTAAATTCCGATTATCAAGAAAAGCACTTTTACCAAGACCAGAAAAGAAACAAGCATAA
- a CDS encoding sigma-70 family RNA polymerase sigma factor, whose amino-acid sequence MRQLKISKQITNRESQSLDKYLQEIGKVDLLTPDEEVILAQKIRDGDQYSLERLTKANLRFVVSVAKQYQNQGLSLGDLINEGNLGLIKAAQRFDETRGFKFISYAVWWIRQSILQALAEQSRIVRLPLNRVGSLNKISKTFSDLEQKFEREPSPEELAEVLEITAAEVIDTLKISGRHVSVDAPFVQGEENSLLDVLENDSEVKPDQGLIDDSLRREVMRALSTLTQREAEVITYYFGLNGEQAMTLEEIGEKFNLTRERVRQIKEKAIRRLRQTSRSKALKAYLG is encoded by the coding sequence ATGCGTCAGCTAAAAATTAGTAAGCAAATTACAAACCGCGAGAGCCAATCTCTCGACAAGTATCTCCAAGAAATTGGTAAGGTAGATTTGCTAACTCCCGATGAGGAAGTTATACTTGCACAGAAGATTAGGGATGGAGACCAATACTCTTTGGAGAGATTGACAAAAGCAAACTTGCGTTTCGTGGTTTCAGTTGCCAAACAATATCAAAATCAAGGTTTGTCATTGGGTGATTTGATTAATGAAGGAAACTTAGGTTTAATCAAGGCTGCCCAAAGATTTGATGAAACCCGTGGTTTTAAATTCATTTCTTATGCCGTTTGGTGGATTCGTCAGTCAATTCTTCAAGCTTTGGCAGAGCAATCACGTATCGTGCGTTTACCACTAAATCGTGTTGGTTCATTAAATAAAATCTCAAAAACTTTCTCCGATTTGGAGCAAAAATTTGAAAGAGAACCATCACCTGAAGAGTTAGCAGAAGTACTAGAAATTACTGCTGCGGAGGTAATTGATACATTAAAAATTTCTGGTAGACACGTTTCTGTAGATGCTCCATTTGTTCAAGGTGAAGAAAATAGCCTTTTGGATGTATTGGAAAATGACAGCGAAGTGAAGCCAGACCAAGGTTTAATTGATGATTCACTCCGAAGAGAAGTAATGCGTGCATTATCAACGCTTACGCAAAGAGAAGCAGAAGTTATCACTTATTACTTTGGGCTAAATGGCGAACAAGCAATGACTCTCGAAGAAATTGGTGAGAAGTTTAATCTTACTCGTGAACGTGTACGCCAAATCAAAGAAAAAGCAATCAGACGATTACGTCAAACATCAAGAAGCAAAGCTTTGAAAGCTTATTTAGGATAA
- the menD gene encoding 2-succinyl-5-enolpyruvyl-6-hydroxy-3-cyclohexene-1-carboxylic-acid synthase — protein MAILQPIHNIAEILAQKNVKTAILCPGSRSAALTISLVRHPEIQTYSISDERSAAFIGLGMAQQTGDTVALICTSGTAAYNFAPAVAEAYFQEIPLLVMTADRPAEWIHQYDGQTIYQREIYGKHVKKAFELPSDYTHSDSVWQIERVVNEAVNLSQIFPKGPVHINVPIREPFYPTEMEKIEFDRNVRIIKHAHVEKKLSNEFWCNFKEIWESIDNKLIIVGHQHSSKRLNIVLEKFVEELGVPVVADIISNVNSIEPVLSDVFLSSKNENLKNNLKPDLLITIGKSVISKNLKIFIRNNKPKFHFHIQENGDLIDPFQTLTDKVEVSPEYFFEQLFEDLDIQNFKNGDEEIDFEFLQQWCNTNERAKKKLNSFIENLEYSEFKVIKSIIDKLPENSIFHLANSMVVRYANLIGIEKGKNIEIFANRGTSGIDGSLSSAIGVALKTNKIVTCLIGDMSFFYDRNGFWNTYLPDNLRVIVINNHGGNIFRIIDGPNKQPEVKEYFETIQSSSAKYICEEANVFYHQVNDEESLLSTLNFLHQKSERPILIEVEIDGNKNAEVFASYKKLFAEFV, from the coding sequence ATGGCTATTTTACAACCAATTCATAATATCGCTGAAATTCTTGCTCAAAAAAATGTAAAGACTGCTATTTTGTGTCCGGGTTCAAGAAGTGCGGCTTTAACTATCTCTTTAGTACGTCATCCTGAAATTCAAACATACAGTATTAGTGATGAAAGGTCTGCTGCTTTTATTGGATTAGGAATGGCACAACAAACGGGTGACACAGTAGCACTGATTTGTACTTCTGGTACTGCCGCATATAATTTTGCTCCTGCAGTTGCTGAAGCATATTTCCAAGAAATACCTTTATTAGTAATGACGGCTGACCGTCCAGCGGAATGGATTCATCAATATGATGGACAAACAATTTATCAGCGAGAAATTTATGGAAAACATGTAAAAAAAGCCTTTGAATTACCTTCTGATTATACCCATTCTGATTCAGTTTGGCAAATTGAGAGGGTTGTTAATGAGGCTGTAAATCTTTCTCAGATTTTTCCCAAGGGGCCAGTTCATATCAATGTTCCAATTAGAGAACCATTTTATCCTACTGAAATGGAAAAAATTGAATTTGATAGAAACGTAAGAATAATTAAACATGCACATGTAGAGAAAAAACTATCAAATGAATTTTGGTGTAATTTTAAAGAAATCTGGGAAAGTATTGATAATAAGTTAATTATTGTCGGACATCAACATAGTTCTAAAAGGTTGAACATTGTACTTGAAAAATTTGTGGAAGAATTGGGTGTACCAGTTGTTGCAGATATTATTTCAAATGTAAATTCAATTGAGCCAGTTTTATCGGATGTTTTTTTATCTTCCAAAAATGAAAATCTAAAAAATAACTTGAAACCAGATTTGCTTATTACAATTGGTAAGTCAGTTATTTCAAAGAACCTAAAAATATTCATTCGTAATAATAAACCTAAGTTTCATTTTCATATTCAAGAAAATGGTGATTTGATTGATCCATTTCAGACATTGACTGATAAAGTTGAAGTTTCGCCAGAATATTTCTTCGAACAATTATTTGAAGATTTAGATATTCAGAATTTTAAAAATGGCGATGAAGAAATTGATTTTGAATTTTTGCAGCAATGGTGTAATACAAATGAAAGAGCAAAGAAAAAACTTAATTCATTTATTGAGAATTTAGAGTATTCTGAATTTAAAGTCATAAAAAGCATCATTGATAAACTGCCTGAGAATTCGATATTTCATCTTGCCAATAGTATGGTAGTGAGATACGCAAATCTCATAGGCATAGAAAAGGGGAAAAATATCGAAATTTTTGCAAATAGAGGCACTAGCGGTATAGATGGTTCGCTGAGTTCGGCTATTGGAGTGGCATTAAAGACTAATAAAATTGTAACTTGTTTAATAGGGGATATGTCATTCTTTTATGATAGAAATGGTTTTTGGAATACTTATCTGCCTGATAATCTGAGAGTTATAGTCATAAATAATCATGGTGGGAATATATTTAGAATAATTGATGGTCCAAATAAGCAACCTGAAGTAAAGGAATATTTTGAAACAATTCAAAGCAGTTCTGCGAAGTATATTTGCGAGGAGGCAAATGTATTTTATCATCAAGTGAATGATGAAGAAAGCCTATTAAGTACATTAAACTTTCTTCATCAAAAATCAGAAAGGCCTATATTAATTGAAGTTGAAATTGATGGTAATAAGAATGCTGAGGTTTTTGCATCATACAAAAAATTATTTGCAGAATTTGTTTAA
- a CDS encoding tetratricopeptide repeat protein, with product MNITFNTFKTFITIIIICTLYTSCERSKKDTELFFIQGNVAYKKGNFEEAIKFYSEAIEKTPKFADAYNNRGIVKREMGNIEGAILDFEKAVEIDNKFSMAKYNLAEAYSNTSKLNESNELLTQISNQYRDSSFFYVTLSNVQIQQNKISDASSSLALALKLNPKNDKAFTNLGYIQYTEKKYADAKSNFEKALSINPNQDFALNNLSMIEAQKENFTKSLDIIEKAIFLKKDDIYLNNKAYYLINVGKKEEAKKILDILLEKNVNNAWALRNLGFYLYKNSDYQLAFEALTKADKIDPTVELLNYYLGLTQKSLGNNAKACEYWNVGFKINEAKSIEMLNKFCK from the coding sequence ATGAATATTACTTTTAATACTTTTAAAACTTTTATTACTATTATAATTATTTGTACTTTATATACTTCATGTGAGAGATCGAAGAAAGACACAGAATTATTCTTCATTCAGGGAAATGTCGCTTATAAAAAAGGAAATTTTGAAGAAGCGATTAAATTTTATTCAGAAGCGATTGAAAAAACTCCAAAGTTTGCCGATGCTTACAATAATAGAGGAATTGTAAAACGTGAGATGGGTAATATTGAAGGAGCCATACTAGACTTTGAAAAAGCAGTTGAAATTGACAATAAATTTTCAATGGCCAAATACAACTTAGCTGAAGCATATTCTAATACGAGCAAGTTAAACGAATCTAATGAATTATTAACACAAATTAGTAACCAATATAGAGACTCCTCATTTTTTTATGTTACTTTAAGTAATGTGCAAATACAGCAAAATAAGATTTCAGATGCCAGCTCAAGCCTTGCATTGGCTTTAAAGTTAAATCCTAAAAATGATAAGGCATTTACAAATCTAGGCTACATTCAATACACAGAAAAAAAATATGCCGATGCTAAATCGAATTTTGAGAAAGCTTTATCAATAAATCCAAATCAAGATTTTGCATTAAATAATCTAAGTATGATTGAAGCACAAAAAGAAAATTTCACAAAATCATTAGATATAATTGAAAAAGCGATATTTTTAAAAAAGGATGACATTTATTTAAATAATAAAGCCTACTACTTAATCAATGTGGGAAAGAAAGAAGAAGCAAAAAAAATACTTGATATACTGCTAGAAAAGAATGTTAATAATGCATGGGCACTTAGAAATTTAGGCTTCTATCTATACAAAAACTCAGATTATCAATTAGCATTTGAAGCATTAACAAAAGCAGATAAAATCGACCCTACAGTTGAACTGTTGAATTACTACCTTGGTTTAACACAAAAAAGCCTTGGCAATAATGCCAAAGCTTGTGAATATTGGAATGTAGGTTTTAAAATTAATGAGGCAAAATCGATAGAAATGTTAAACAAATTCTGCAAATAA
- a CDS encoding M61 family metallopeptidase has protein sequence MKKAFLKNLILTLVLVTYDFAFSKSLKNNSSNQIPKTNIHYELSMSEPWTHYFEVSMTLSDIDKIDALNKKDFVDFKMPVWTPGSYLVREYAKNVESVKVSDGKKDLKFDKINKNTWRVFGKHSKIIISYKVYAFELSVRNSFLDDSHGYLNGASMFLYIPELKMSPSILTIKPYKNWNTISTGLKRISETEFLYFSPDFDILVDSPIEIGTHKVLTFKALGIPHSIALYSNAPLLADEKLTVETFKRVTEAAASVVGEHPCEDYTFIIHQLPGIGGGLEHLNSTTCQTSPTAYINEASMKNSMSLIAHEYFHLWNIKRIRPIALGPFDYDNENYTHMLWVSEGMTSFYADNILLRAGILTPDEYIKREQIAIGSIENQPGNTVQAVTESSWDAWIKYYRQNENSKNSTISYYDKGDVLGALLNLYIIGETKGEKSLDDVFKYLWNEYYKKQKRGFKDDEFQKACELVAGINMDNFFNKHIWRAEPIDYNAFYKYVGLELIKESESNNPFWGFSLQNNKITSIQKGTSAYDYGLNVNDEILEINGVKGANPSNSITDKKVGDKINVKVKRFGQEFTYEITLKGNPNQRFKLEKVQNPTPEQERLYKKWLFIK, from the coding sequence ATGAAAAAAGCATTTTTGAAGAACCTTATTCTAACTTTAGTTTTAGTTACTTATGATTTTGCCTTCTCGAAATCATTAAAAAATAACTCTAGCAATCAAATTCCCAAAACTAACATTCATTACGAATTGTCAATGTCTGAACCATGGACTCATTACTTTGAAGTAAGTATGACTCTGAGTGATATTGATAAAATAGACGCATTAAATAAAAAGGATTTTGTTGATTTCAAAATGCCAGTCTGGACTCCAGGTTCTTATCTTGTAAGAGAATATGCAAAAAATGTAGAATCTGTAAAAGTTAGTGATGGTAAAAAAGATTTGAAGTTTGATAAAATTAACAAAAATACGTGGCGTGTTTTTGGGAAGCATTCAAAGATAATTATTTCATACAAAGTGTACGCTTTTGAGTTGAGTGTAAGAAATAGCTTTTTGGATGATTCACATGGATATCTAAACGGTGCTTCCATGTTTTTGTATATACCCGAATTAAAAATGTCACCATCAATCCTAACCATTAAACCTTACAAGAATTGGAATACAATATCAACCGGTCTGAAAAGAATATCGGAAACTGAATTTTTATATTTCTCCCCAGACTTTGATATTTTAGTTGATAGTCCGATTGAAATTGGAACGCATAAAGTACTGACATTTAAGGCTTTAGGAATTCCCCATTCAATTGCTTTATATAGTAATGCTCCACTATTAGCTGATGAAAAGCTTACTGTTGAAACTTTTAAAAGAGTTACAGAAGCGGCTGCAAGTGTAGTTGGAGAACATCCTTGTGAGGATTACACCTTCATTATTCACCAATTACCAGGAATCGGTGGCGGACTCGAGCATTTAAACTCTACAACGTGTCAAACTTCACCCACTGCCTATATAAATGAAGCTTCAATGAAAAACTCCATGAGTTTGATTGCACACGAATATTTTCATTTATGGAATATTAAAAGAATTCGTCCTATTGCTTTGGGACCGTTTGACTATGACAATGAAAACTATACACACATGCTTTGGGTTTCTGAAGGTATGACATCTTTTTATGCAGATAATATTTTATTACGAGCAGGAATTTTGACTCCAGACGAATACATTAAAAGAGAACAAATTGCTATCGGAAGTATTGAGAATCAACCTGGAAATACTGTACAAGCAGTTACTGAATCTAGTTGGGATGCATGGATTAAATACTACAGACAAAACGAAAATTCTAAGAATAGTACAATATCATATTATGATAAAGGTGATGTACTTGGGGCACTTTTAAACCTATATATTATAGGAGAGACTAAGGGCGAAAAATCATTGGATGATGTATTTAAATACTTGTGGAACGAATATTATAAAAAACAAAAAAGAGGTTTTAAAGATGATGAATTTCAAAAAGCATGCGAACTAGTTGCTGGTATAAATATGGATAATTTCTTTAATAAACATATTTGGCGTGCAGAACCGATTGATTACAATGCATTTTATAAATATGTAGGACTAGAATTAATCAAAGAATCAGAATCAAATAATCCATTTTGGGGCTTTTCTTTGCAAAATAATAAGATTACAAGTATCCAAAAAGGAACAAGTGCATACGATTATGGATTAAATGTAAATGATGAAATCTTAGAAATAAATGGAGTGAAAGGAGCTAATCCATCTAATTCAATTACCGATAAAAAAGTAGGAGATAAAATTAATGTGAAAGTTAAACGCTTTGGGCAAGAATTTACCTATGAAATCACATTAAAAGGAAATCCTAACCAAAGATTTAAACTTGAAAAAGTACAAAATCCAACCCCTGAACAAGAAAGACTTTATAAGAAATGGTTGTTCATAAAATAA